The following are encoded together in the Acidobacteriota bacterium genome:
- a CDS encoding ATP-grasp domain-containing protein, whose translation MKVVMISPGFPAEMPFFTAGLAGCGAQVLGIGDQPVQALPELARSHLAAYRQVNSLWDENEVAQAIAGFQTFIDRIECPWEPGVLMAARLRERFHIEGMREAETVPFRDKERMKQVLDEAGIRTPRHARASTAEEVREAAERIGYPLIVKPIAGAGSADTHRLDDSRQLEEVLSAIGHVKEVSVEEFIEGDEYTFDTICADGKILYFNIAWYRPRPLIARTVQWISPQTIALRDVDAPHLASGRRMGQAVIQALGFRSGFTHMEWFLKPDGEAVFGEIGCRPPGARSVDIMNWAGDIDLYRGWAEAVCLGRLGQEVRRRYNAAVIFKRAQGQGRIQRVEGLQRLLSEIGQHVVNIDLLPVGAPRRDWKQTLLSDGWVTLRHPDLQRTLEMADRVGTDVQMFAG comes from the coding sequence ATGAAAGTGGTGATGATCTCTCCTGGTTTCCCGGCGGAAATGCCCTTCTTCACCGCCGGGCTGGCTGGCTGCGGGGCTCAGGTGCTGGGGATCGGCGACCAGCCGGTGCAAGCCTTGCCCGAACTGGCCCGCAGCCATCTCGCCGCCTACCGCCAGGTGAACTCGCTGTGGGACGAGAACGAAGTGGCCCAGGCCATTGCCGGTTTCCAGACCTTCATCGACCGCATCGAGTGTCCCTGGGAGCCGGGAGTCCTGATGGCGGCGCGCCTGCGCGAGCGCTTTCACATCGAAGGAATGCGCGAAGCCGAGACGGTGCCCTTCCGCGACAAGGAACGCATGAAGCAGGTGCTGGACGAGGCCGGCATCCGCACCCCGCGGCATGCCCGCGCCAGCACGGCCGAGGAGGTGCGCGAAGCGGCTGAACGCATTGGCTACCCGCTCATCGTCAAGCCCATCGCCGGAGCCGGTTCCGCCGACACCCACCGCCTTGACGATTCCCGCCAGCTTGAGGAAGTGCTGTCGGCAATCGGCCACGTCAAAGAGGTGAGCGTGGAGGAGTTCATCGAGGGCGATGAGTATACTTTCGACACCATCTGCGCCGATGGAAAGATCCTCTACTTCAACATCGCCTGGTATCGTCCCCGTCCCCTCATCGCCCGCACCGTGCAATGGATCTCGCCCCAGACCATCGCCCTGCGCGACGTGGACGCGCCGCATCTGGCCTCGGGCCGTCGCATGGGCCAGGCCGTCATCCAGGCGCTGGGCTTCCGCAGCGGATTCACCCATATGGAATGGTTCCTGAAACCCGACGGGGAGGCGGTCTTCGGCGAAATCGGCTGCCGTCCCCCGGGAGCGCGCAGCGTCGACATCATGAACTGGGCGGGCGACATCGACCTCTACCGGGGATGGGCCGAAGCGGTCTGCCTAGGACGCCTCGGCCAGGAAGTGCGGCGGCGCTACAACGCCGCCGTCATCTTCAAGCGGGCCCAGGGGCAAGGCCGCATCCAGCGGGTGGAAGGCCTGCAACGGCTTCTCTCGGAAATCGGCCAGCACGTGGTCAACATCGACCTGCTTCCGGTGGGCGCCCCGCGGCGCGACTGGAAGCAGACCCTGCTCTCCGACGGTTGGGTGACCCTGCGCCATCCCGACTTGCAGCGCACCCTGGAGATGGCCGACCGGGTGGGCACCGACGTCCAGATGTTCGCCGGCTGA
- a CDS encoding DUF1579 family protein, whose translation MFSSPVITFLLASLMALALAPFMMAQGGHQKKSDEYAFQQPTAEEMKAMQQRWAESMKPGKYHAWLGQLIGHWDVEARLFYGSQGEPQKGKGKSAIEWKVEDKWLSWEYDYELAGSKTRSFGIHGYDNFKQKFVSVTFDNNSTALSRFEGVLDQSGTALHLWGTVDEPMTGEHDKMAEGVVRILDANRFLLEVHDLAIGDDSKVLEFEFTRAKE comes from the coding sequence ATGTTTTCATCACCGGTTATCACGTTTCTGCTTGCATCACTGATGGCGCTGGCTCTGGCCCCGTTCATGATGGCTCAGGGCGGCCACCAGAAAAAGTCCGATGAATATGCCTTCCAGCAGCCTACGGCCGAGGAAATGAAGGCCATGCAACAGCGTTGGGCCGAATCCATGAAACCCGGCAAGTACCATGCCTGGCTGGGTCAGTTGATTGGGCATTGGGACGTTGAGGCGCGCCTCTTTTATGGCTCGCAAGGAGAGCCGCAGAAGGGAAAGGGCAAGTCCGCCATCGAATGGAAAGTCGAGGACAAGTGGCTGAGTTGGGAGTACGATTATGAACTGGCGGGCAGCAAGACCAGGTCTTTCGGCATCCACGGCTACGACAACTTCAAGCAGAAATTCGTCAGCGTTACCTTCGACAATAACTCGACTGCTCTTTCCCGCTTTGAGGGAGTGCTGGACCAGAGCGGGACGGCCCTGCATCTGTGGGGCACGGTGGACGAGCCCATGACGGGCGAGCACGACAAGATGGCCGAGGGCGTGGTGCGGATCCTGGATGCGAACCGCTTCCTACTGGAGGTCCACGACTTGGCCATCGGCGACGACAGCAAGGTGTTGGAGTTCGAATTCACCCGGGCTAAGGAGTGA
- a CDS encoding BlaI/MecI/CopY family transcriptional regulator produces the protein MSLTDSEWKIMNCLWRHSPLTARDVLEELEEETEWAYTTVKTLMNRLVDKGMLEARKRANTSYYRPLLSRAQARSEAFHSFLERAFDGTLAPFLGFLKEEDLSAAERRTLKRMLEEREEADGSDA, from the coding sequence GTGTCTTTGACCGATAGCGAGTGGAAGATCATGAACTGCCTTTGGAGGCACTCGCCGCTGACGGCGCGCGACGTTCTGGAGGAGTTGGAGGAGGAGACGGAATGGGCTTACACAACCGTCAAGACTCTCATGAACCGCTTGGTCGACAAGGGCATGCTGGAGGCCCGCAAGCGCGCCAATACCAGCTATTATCGGCCTCTTTTGAGCCGCGCACAGGCTCGCTCCGAGGCCTTTCACAGCTTCTTGGAGAGAGCTTTCGACGGAACCCTGGCTCCCTTCTTGGGCTTTCTCAAGGAGGAGGATCTGTCCGCCGCTGAGCGCCGGACGCTGAAGAGGATGTTGGAAGAAAGGGAAGAGGCCGATGGCAGCGACGCTTGA
- a CDS encoding M56 family metallopeptidase, whose protein sequence is MAATLDATTALWIDWMRPMVWQTALLFAAAWLLDHLLGPRLWPPLRMTLWTVLLVKLILPPALSSPWGLLSWQEPPAAGVFQQSKGGEAARVLPPSGVHSAVAAAWARSEPSTRRSSAWPQSIGRLLFCAWGLGALLVAALRLRAWRAMRRLCGGGGMDAAPEAVMREARRAALRIGLGKLPRIVLNDRIRSPLVTGLMRPCIVIPRHWTQGDSSSLRMALLHEMAHVRRKDLWLRGAAAVVATVYWFHPAVYVILRRLEALSEICCDGTVVRAAPQEADRYRQTLLLAARDLLERSSAPPSWLHAGWQGRSALLLQRLRGLERLPKASFQVQRLVAVLLALVMLLTVVPMGASLDSVGTQAATAPVPEEAPPGPRPTDSESADEQAFQVLRRAARGERQGCLRLRWAAQSLIAAQEGHSIPLEP, encoded by the coding sequence ATGGCAGCGACGCTTGATGCCACCACGGCGTTATGGATCGACTGGATGCGGCCCATGGTTTGGCAGACGGCCCTGCTGTTTGCAGCGGCTTGGCTGCTCGACCACCTGCTGGGTCCCCGCCTCTGGCCGCCTTTGCGCATGACGCTGTGGACGGTCTTGCTGGTCAAGCTGATTCTGCCTCCCGCCCTAAGCTCCCCCTGGGGCCTGCTGAGCTGGCAGGAACCCCCCGCTGCCGGCGTTTTCCAGCAATCTAAGGGAGGCGAAGCGGCCCGGGTGTTGCCGCCCAGCGGGGTCCATTCCGCCGTGGCGGCGGCCTGGGCCCGCTCAGAGCCCTCCACCCGGCGGTCCTCGGCTTGGCCGCAGTCCATCGGCCGTCTACTTTTTTGTGCTTGGGGGCTGGGAGCCCTCCTCGTGGCGGCCTTGCGGCTGCGCGCCTGGCGTGCAATGCGCCGTCTCTGCGGGGGCGGCGGGATGGACGCGGCACCTGAAGCGGTGATGCGCGAGGCTCGCAGGGCGGCGTTACGGATCGGTCTTGGCAAGTTGCCGCGGATCGTCCTCAACGACCGCATTCGTAGTCCTTTGGTGACTGGACTGATGCGTCCTTGCATCGTGATTCCCCGCCACTGGACGCAAGGCGACTCAAGCAGCTTGAGGATGGCCCTATTGCACGAGATGGCCCATGTGCGCCGCAAAGATCTGTGGTTGCGTGGGGCCGCCGCTGTGGTGGCCACCGTCTACTGGTTCCATCCGGCCGTGTACGTGATTCTCCGGCGCCTGGAAGCCCTCTCCGAGATCTGCTGCGACGGCACGGTGGTGAGGGCCGCGCCCCAGGAGGCTGACCGCTATCGCCAAACGCTTTTGCTGGCCGCCCGCGACTTGCTGGAGAGATCGTCGGCGCCTCCTTCCTGGCTTCATGCCGGATGGCAAGGCCGGTCCGCCCTGCTGCTGCAACGGCTGCGGGGCCTGGAACGGCTGCCCAAAGCGTCCTTTCAGGTGCAGCGGCTGGTGGCCGTCCTGCTGGCTTTGGTGATGTTGCTGACGGTAGTGCCGATGGGCGCCTCTTTGGATTCGGTTGGCACCCAGGCGGCTACGGCGCCGGTTCCTGAGGAGGCTCCGCCCGGCCCGCGGCCGACGGACTCTGAATCAGCCGATGAGCAGGCTTTCCAAGTACTGCGCCGGGCGGCTCGAGGAGAACGCCAGGGATGCCTTCGCCTGCGTTGGGCCGCCCAGTCGCTGATTGCCGCCCAAGAGGGCCATTCGATCCCATTAGAACCTTGA
- a CDS encoding flavin reductase: MTDETGSPPHIPLDLTQSIWERVFTVAPLVLVGSRQEDGSYNLAPKHMAFPLGWDNYFGFVCTPRHSTYRNIRRDKVFTVSFPRPSQVLLASLAAGPRQDDCAKPSLKALPTVAARQIDGILVEDSTLCLECRLEKIVDGFADNSIMAGSILAASAREDALRRSERDDNQLIFETPLLAYLHPGRFAVVEDSQAFPFPQDFQR, encoded by the coding sequence ATGACTGATGAGACCGGAAGCCCGCCTCATATCCCTCTCGACCTGACCCAATCGATCTGGGAGCGCGTCTTCACCGTGGCTCCGCTGGTGCTGGTAGGGAGCCGTCAAGAGGACGGGTCCTACAACCTGGCGCCCAAGCACATGGCCTTTCCGCTGGGATGGGACAATTACTTCGGCTTCGTCTGCACGCCGCGACACAGCACCTACCGCAACATCCGCCGCGACAAGGTCTTCACCGTCAGCTTTCCCCGCCCCAGTCAAGTACTTCTGGCCAGCCTGGCCGCCGGTCCCCGCCAGGACGACTGCGCCAAGCCTTCGCTCAAGGCGCTGCCCACGGTGGCCGCCCGCCAAATCGACGGCATCCTGGTGGAGGACTCCACCCTGTGCCTGGAATGCCGATTGGAAAAGATCGTGGACGGGTTCGCCGACAACAGCATCATGGCCGGAAGCATCCTGGCCGCCTCCGCCCGCGAAGACGCCCTGCGCCGGTCCGAACGAGACGACAACCAACTGATCTTCGAAACGCCGCTTCTGGCTTACCTGCATCCGGGACGCTTCGCGGTGGTGGAAGACTCCCAGGCCTTTCCCTTTCCCCAGGACTTTCAGAGGTAG
- a CDS encoding M20 family metallopeptidase — MKRAGQADVTRQVEGYFTTHLKEMVEYLKRLALAESPSSDPASQQPLQKILGDSLRQIGFQVRIIEGRRSGGHLYARPRERRRRRPVQMLLGHTDTVWPHGTLAEMPVVAGDGQLRGPGVYDMKAGLTQIVFALRCLHELGLDPPAAPLVFINSDEEIGSAESEVWIRRLARCASRVFVLEPSLGREGLIKTARKGIGQFTITVRGRAAHAGLEPEAGASAILELSYVIQELFRLNDPASGVTVNVGTIDGGLRPNVVAPQSKAVVDVRVPSMEAARQIEQAIHGLQPQTPGVKLLIEGNVGRAPLEPTPRNRRLWKTARRLGRQLGLDLQEGSAGGASDGNITSLFAATLDGLGAVGGGAHASHEFVEIDKLAERGSLLTLLLLAPPDRDKT; from the coding sequence GTGAAGCGAGCCGGCCAAGCCGACGTGACCCGCCAGGTTGAGGGCTACTTTACGACCCACCTGAAAGAGATGGTGGAGTACCTGAAGCGGCTGGCTCTGGCCGAGTCGCCCTCCAGCGATCCCGCCTCCCAGCAGCCGCTTCAAAAGATCCTCGGCGATTCCCTGCGACAGATCGGCTTCCAGGTGCGCATCATCGAAGGCCGGCGCAGCGGAGGTCACCTCTACGCCCGGCCCCGTGAACGCCGGCGGCGCCGACCGGTGCAAATGCTGCTGGGCCACACCGATACCGTCTGGCCTCACGGCACGCTGGCGGAGATGCCGGTGGTGGCCGGGGACGGCCAGCTTCGCGGACCCGGCGTCTACGATATGAAGGCCGGACTGACCCAAATCGTCTTCGCCCTGCGCTGCCTGCACGAGCTGGGACTGGACCCCCCGGCGGCGCCCCTGGTCTTCATCAACTCCGACGAAGAAATCGGATCAGCCGAGTCCGAGGTGTGGATCCGCAGGCTGGCCCGCTGCGCTTCCCGCGTCTTCGTCCTGGAACCTTCCCTGGGCCGCGAAGGACTCATCAAGACCGCACGCAAGGGCATCGGACAGTTCACCATCACGGTGCGGGGACGCGCCGCCCACGCCGGACTGGAGCCCGAAGCAGGAGCCAGCGCCATCCTCGAACTTTCCTACGTGATCCAGGAACTCTTCCGGTTGAACGATCCCGCCAGCGGAGTGACCGTCAACGTGGGCACCATCGACGGAGGACTGCGCCCCAACGTGGTGGCTCCCCAGAGCAAGGCGGTGGTGGACGTCAGAGTCCCCTCCATGGAAGCGGCCCGCCAAATCGAGCAGGCCATTCATGGCCTGCAGCCCCAAACCCCCGGCGTAAAGCTGCTGATCGAAGGCAACGTGGGTCGCGCGCCGCTGGAGCCGACGCCCCGCAACCGGCGCCTCTGGAAGACGGCCCGCCGGCTGGGACGCCAACTGGGACTGGATCTGCAGGAAGGCTCGGCCGGAGGCGCCTCGGACGGCAACATCACCAGCCTCTTCGCCGCCACCCTGGACGGGTTGGGCGCGGTGGGCGGAGGCGCCCACGCCAGCCACGAGTTCGTGGAGATCGACAAGCTGGCCGAACGCGGCTCGCTGCTGACCCTGCTCCTGCTCGCCCCGCCCGACCGAGACAAGACCTGA